The nucleotide sequence GAACGGGCATCCCCGGGCTTATTGGCGCGCCTATGGTTTCATTTTGGCGTGGCCTCTGAACGTCTACAACGTGTTCAACGGCTCGCCGCATTGGTGGTGGATCGGGATCGGATTTTTTCAAACCTGTGTGCTGATCCCATGGATGGTTTACCGCTGGGGGAAAGGCGCCTACTGCGGCTGGATCTGCTCGTGCGGCGCGCTGGCGGAAACGATGGGGGATCGGCACCGTCACAAGATGCCGCACGGTCCGGGCTGGAATAAGGTCAACGTGATTGGCCAGGTGTTCCTGGCGGCGGCGGTCGCGTTGCTGGCCCTGCGGGTGGTCGGCTGGGTGTTGCCCGGCTCGTGGGTGGATACACATTTCAACCTCCTGCTCGAAGGCAAGGCGGCGGACGGCGGGAAAGCGGTTGGGTGGTTTTTTAGCTACAAGTGGTTCGTTGACGTGCTGTTTGGCGGGGTGATCGGCGTGGGGTTTTATTTCAAATACTCGGGCCGGGTGTGGTGTCGATTTGCGTGTCCGTTGGCGGCGTTGATGCACATCTACGCCCGTTTCACGCGGTTTCGGATTTTTGCCGACAAGAAGAAGTGTATTTCCTGCAACGTGTGCACGAGCGTTTGCCACCAAGGCATCGACGTCATGGCGTTTGCCAATCGGGGCGCACCGATGGAGGACCCGCAATGCGTGCGTTGCTCGGCCTGCGTGCAGAGCTGTCCGACGGGGGTATTAAGCTTTGGGCGATTGCTCGCCGACGGGAAACCGCTCTTCGACGAACTGCCCGCGTCGCCCGTGCAGATGAACGAGGCCAGGCGATAATCCGGGAATAGCAGGCGGGGGGCGCGGCTCCCATGCGAAACCCTGAATGACGCGCATGCCCCTTGTTCGATTTTCTAAATTCGCAATCGCAGTGACCGCGGTGCTGTTCCTCGCCGGTTGTGGGGCGGTGCCGCTCGCCCAACAACGTTTGGTTTCCAAAACCGAGATGACGTTTGAGCGTTCGGCAGCGGGTCATCCGTCGTCCAATCTCGTTTCCCAAATCGAACCCGGTCTCGCATCGAGCGGCGGAGCCCAAGCTGCCGGATGCACCTCATGTCGTTGATGCGGGCAGTATGGGCCGGAGTGGCATTGGGGCTGGCCGGAAACGTAGTCCGAGCTGAGCCCACGACGCTCGACGCCCTCCAGTGGGTGGACCGTAACACGGGCGATAAGGTGACGCTGGCCGATTTTAAAGGTCAGGTCGTGGTGCTGGATTTCTTCGCCTACTGGTGCGCGCCGTGTGCGCCCGCCTCCCGAGTGATCGAGCAAGACATTGCCCGCTACTATGCAAGCGAATCGGGCGGAGCGGGCGCGCCGATCACCGTGCTGGCTCTCAATGTTGAGTCCGCCCATACCGGGCGCACCGACGCCTTCATCAAGCGGGCGGGTATCAGCCGGGCATTGGACGACATCGCAGGCGCCACGCTGGAACAACTGGGCGCGCGCAGTCTGCCGTTTTTGGTCGTGCTCGATGGCACGGGCGAGTCGTGGCGGATCGCGTATCAACATAATGGATTCGAGGGAGTCGTCGCCTTGCGCGAAGTGATCGACCGGGTGCGGACGGAGGCAAAGCGATGAATTGGAGGCGATGGGTTGTGGTCGGCATGATGGCCAGCGTGGCCGGGCGAGCCGTGCCTCGTCTGGATCTCGGCGTCGAAGCCGTGGTGTCGGACGATGTGCAACTGTGGCAGGCAGCGGGCAACTGGCGGTGGGAGCAACCGGTGAAGGGACTGACGGGAGACGTGAGCGTGGCGAGCAACCATTTCGTGTTGGACTACACTCCGGTGAGTTTCGATTTCCGGGGCGAGGCGTTGACGCGGCGAGAACACAGCGAAGCGCTGCAGACGAATCTGCGATGGCGCACCAGCGAAAGTTGGGAGTGGTTGGTTTCGGCGGGCGCTTCGCAGGGCTTTACCAACTACCGGTCGTTGTGGTTGGCGGAGTATTTTCGGCAACAGTTCGAGCCGCTCGGGCAAACGACGATGGACCGTTATGAGGATCCCGATCCGCGGAGCCTGAGTGCCGGGGCCGGGGCGCGGTGGGAGTATGTGCGGGCGAGTGGGTTTTTACAGGCCGTCGTGACGGCGTTGCGCGATCAAGTGGCTCCTGGTTACGAGATTGATTTCGACGGACTGCGGCGCGGGCGAGACCGGCTCAACGGCGTGACGCTGAGCGTTTCCACGGAAAACGTGCTGAGCCCGCGCTTGCGCAGCAAAGTGGAACTGCGCGCGTCCCGGGTGAGTGATCGCGAATGGCGGTTGGGAGGAGAAGCGGCGTTGAATGTGGCGGCGGGAGAGAATCTGGTGGTGCGCCTCGCGGTGGGCGGCGCGACGGAGGACCCGCAGTTTCACGCCACCTATGCGACGGCGCTGGTCGACTGGTCGTTGACGGAGCGATGGGGCGGGTTTGTGCAGGGACGTTACTACCAGGACACGGGGAAAATTGAAGACGCGTTGTTGTTCACCAGTGCGGCGCCGGGATTGCACAGCCGACAAGTTGGTGGAGGCCTGCGGTGGCGGGGTGAGCGCTCGTCGGTGCGGATACAACTGGCATCGCTGAGCAGTGACCACGACCCGACCAATCCTCGTTTGGATTTCTTTCAGCACCTTTACCGCGACCGCCATTGGAACGTGTTCCAAGTGTCGTTTACCCGAGACCTTTGACCTCCTTTATTGTCGTGAAACGATTCCGCCTTTTACTCCTCTTCGTCTTCAGTCTGACCGTGGCATCAGGCCAGGGGCTTTACCAAGTGGGCGATACGATTGAGGACTTTGAACTTATTGATCGGGCGACGGGCGAGCCGGTGCGGCTCTACGAGCTGGAAGGCAATGTGATCTTTCTGGAGTGGTTTGCGCACTGGTGTCCATTTTGTCAGGCGGCGGCGGGAGAGATCGGGCCCGGAGTGGTCGACTACTACACCGATCGAGGCGGCAATGTGGATGGCATTCCCGTAAAGCACGTGGCGTTGAATCTGCAGGGCAACGAAGAGGCGGCGACGCAGGCGTTTGTGAATTTTTACGGCCTGGGATTGGTGTTGAATGACTTCAACCGGGCGGTGGCGGGGCGGTTTCAGAACGGCGGTCAGCCGATCTTTGCCATCATCAACGGGGTGACGAATTCCGCGAGTCACGAGCCCTGGGAGCTCATGTATTCGCAACTTGGTTACGGCATGTTGAATTTCCCCATCGCGACGTTTCGCGGGGTGATCGATGGCGTGCGCATG is from Synoicihabitans lomoniglobus and encodes:
- a CDS encoding TlpA family protein disulfide reductase, coding for MSLMRAVWAGVALGLAGNVVRAEPTTLDALQWVDRNTGDKVTLADFKGQVVVLDFFAYWCAPCAPASRVIEQDIARYYASESGGAGAPITVLALNVESAHTGRTDAFIKRAGISRALDDIAGATLEQLGARSLPFLVVLDGTGESWRIAYQHNGFEGVVALREVIDRVRTEAKR